A DNA window from Brenneria izadpanahii contains the following coding sequences:
- a CDS encoding DUF1493 family protein produces MNNADHVRALIKKHFWDMADEDSLSTGKKSVLPEDASGFLEEYAESLNVDMSNFNFRRYFPNEGIRFLPNAILPAYLRTDHHESAPLTVKMLIDSASAGRWLYD; encoded by the coding sequence ATGAACAACGCAGACCATGTACGCGCACTGATAAAAAAGCACTTTTGGGATATGGCGGATGAAGATTCGCTGAGCACAGGCAAGAAAAGCGTTCTACCGGAAGATGCCAGCGGTTTTCTGGAGGAATATGCAGAAAGCCTAAATGTCGATATGAGTAATTTTAATTTCCGACGATATTTCCCTAATGAGGGGATCCGTTTCCTGCCGAACGCCATCCTTCCTGCTTACCTGCGAACCGATCATCACGAATCCGCACCATTGACAGTTAAAATGCTAATAGATTCGGCTAGCGCTGGCCGTTGGTTATACGACTAA